Proteins encoded within one genomic window of Anopheles gambiae chromosome 3, idAnoGambNW_F1_1, whole genome shotgun sequence:
- the LOC133394105 gene encoding MAPK regulated corepressor interacting protein 2, with amino-acid sequence MDRNMVRQGGMSMSPGVMRRPGGMGGRDMHPQNHAPSYQPQQNLVSATAGAMLNNGGSSNGPPPPSSVAPPSAMHPVMHPMQQNQQQQQQHSQQVHQQQQQPQQPPQQTAQIQHSQHDELIRYINEAWNSITTDKSQKAPVFYKSGTEPRLSGFTPFDLERWWGQRMVHHINIGSHGHQ; translated from the exons ATGGATCGAAATATGGT ACGGCAGGGAGGCATGTCGATGTCACCGGGCGTGATGCGAAGACCGGGCGGCATGGGCGGCCGGGATATGCATCCACAGAATCACGCCCCGTCCTACCAACCACAGCAAAACCTGGTATCGGCCACGGCCGGTGCCATGCTGAACAATGGGGGCAGCAGTAATGGgccaccgccgccgtcgtCGGTGGCGCCTCCTTCGGCGATGCATCCGGTAATGCATCCGATGCAGcagaaccagcagcagcagcagcagcactcaCAGCAagtgcaccagcagcagcagcagccacagcagccgccgcagcaAACCGCACAGATTCAACATTCGCAGCATGACGAGCTCATTCGATACATAAACGAAGCATGGAATAGT ATAACTACCGACAAGAGCCAAAAGGCGCCAGTATTCTACAAGAGTGGCACGGAGCCGCGATTGTCCGGATTCACACCATTCGATCTGGAGCGCTGGTGGGGCCAGCGGATGGTACATCACATCAACATTGGCTCACACGGACACCAGTGA
- the LOC1279886 gene encoding E3 ubiquitin-protein ligase CHIP has protein sequence MSKHMYSTANLSDVELKDQGNRLFSARKYDDAVNLYTKAIIKNSTNATYFTNRALCHIKMKRWETACVDCRRALDMDPNLVKGHFFLGLSLMELESFDEAIKHLQRAHDLAKEQKLNFGDDIASQLRLARKKRWNIQEEKRICQEIELQSYLNRLITEDMENRMAKLKVDDTINEETLKEKAMEIEREGENHMTELNNLFAKVDDRRRKREVPDYLCGKISFELLVDPVITPSGMTYERKDIEEHLQRVGHFDPVTRVKLTQDQLISNYSMKEVVDAFLQENEWALDY, from the exons ATGAGCAAGCATATGTACTCCACGGCAAACCTGTCGGACGTCGAGCTTAAGGATCAAGGCAATCGGCTCTTCTCCGCCCGGAAGTACGACGATGCCGTCAATCTGTACACGAAAGCAATC ATCAAAAACTCCACAAATGCCACCTACTTTACGAACCGCGCCCTCTGCCACATCAAAATGAAGCGCTGGGAGACGGCCTGCGTCGACTGCCGGCGGGCGCTCGATATGGACCCGAACCTCGTCAAAGGGCACTTCTTTCTCGGCCTCAGCCTGATGGAGCTGGAATCGTTCGACGAAGCGATCAAGCACCTGCAGCGCGCCCACGATCTGGCCAAGGAGCAGAAGCTCAACTTCGGGGACGATATTGCGTCCCAGCTGCGGCTGGCGCGGAAGAAGCGCTGGAACATACAGGAGGAGAAGCGCATCTGTCAGGAGATTGAGCTGCAATCGTATCTAAATAG ACTTATCACGGAAGATATGGAAAACCGTATGGCCAAGCTGAAGGTGGACGACACGATCAACGAGGAAACGCTCAAGGAAAAGGCGATGGAGATAGAGCGAGAGGGC GAAAATCATATGACTGAATTAAACAATCTGTTTGCAAAGGTGGACGATAGGCGACGG AAACGAGAGGTACCTGACTACCTGTGCGGCAAGATCAGCTTCGAGCTGCTGGTAGATCCCGTCATCACACCGTCCGGCATGACGTACGAGCGGAAGGACATCGAGGAGCATCTGCAGCGGGTTGGCCACTTCGATCCGGTGACGCGCGTCAAACTGACGCAGGACCAGCTGATATCGAACTACTCGATGAAGGAGGTGGTGGACGCGTTCCTGCAGGAGAACGAATGGGCGCTCGATTATTag